In the Salmo trutta chromosome 33, fSalTru1.1, whole genome shotgun sequence genome, one interval contains:
- the LOC115172740 gene encoding thyroid transcription factor 1-like isoform X2, which produces MSLSPKHTTPFSVSDILSPIEETYKKFSAMDGAGNLTSPLGAYRQPQVSQTGMQQHSMGHNATVATTYHMPHTVSQFSHSAMGGYCNGSIGNMGDLPSYQETMRNSATATGWYGANTDQRYSTSMNMTGMGTLTGMGDASKSMPPLHAAPRRKRRVLFSQAQVYELERRFKQQKYLSAPEREHLASMIHLTPTQVKIWFQNHRYKMKRQAKDKAAQQLQQDSNLCQQQQSPRRVAVPVLVKDGKPCQNGSNTPTPNQQQVQQQQQQQQQQQNGSGVVLPASSNAINQHQNHQVNSLVQAQDLEEMSPSPPSLHSQINMAQIDTSVIDYTNNMVSSNLLYGRTW; this is translated from the exons ATGTCGTTGAGCCCAAAGCATACAACGCCTTTCTCAGTGAGTGATATTTTGAGTCCTATCGAGGAGACCTACAAGAAGTTTAGTGCCATGGACGGCGCAGGGAACCTAACCTCTCCACTGGGAGCTTACCGACAGCCTCAGGTGTCCCAGACTGGCATGCAACAGCACTCCATGGGCCACAATGCCACCGTGGCGACCACCTACCACATGCCACACACTGTCTCCCAGTTCTCGCACAGTGCCATGGGGGGATACTGCAATGGGAGCATTGGCAACATGGGAGACCTTCCGTCGTACCAGGAAACCATGAGAAATAGCGCAACAGCCACAGGGTGGTATGGCGCAAACACGGATCAAAGATATTCAACAA GTATGAACATGACTGGAATGGGGACCCTGACAGGCATGGGGGACGCCTCCAAGTCCATGCCACCCCTGCACGCAGCGCCCAGGAGGAAACGACGGGTACTCTTCTCCCAGGCTCAGGTGTACGAGCTAGAGAGGagattcaaacaacagaaatacctCTCAGCGCCAGAGCGGGAACACCTGGCCAGTATGATCCACCTGACGCCGACCCAGGTCAAGATCTGGTTCCAGAACCACAGGTACAAGATGAAGCGGCAGGCCAAGGACAAAGCGGCGCAGCAGCTGCAGCAGGACAGCAACCTGTGTCAGCAACAACAGTCGCCGAGGCGCGTGGCCGTGCCTGTTCTGGTGAAGGACGGTAAACCATGTCAGAACGGCTCCAACACACCAACCCCGAACCAGCAGCAggtacagcagcagcagcaacaacagcagcagcaacagaacGGTTCTGGGGTCGTGCTCCCCGCGTCCAGTAATGCCATCAATCAACACCAAAACCATCAGGTCAACTCTTTAGTTCAGGCCCAAGACCTGGAGGAGATGTCACCTAGCCCTCCTTCACTCCACAGCCAGATCAACATGGCGCAAATAGACACTTCTGTTATAGACTACACTAATAACATGGTCAGCTCCAACCTCCTCTACGGCAGAACTTGGTAG
- the LOC115172740 gene encoding thyroid transcription factor 1-like isoform X1 — protein MSLSPKHTTPFSVSDILSPIEETYKKFSAMDGAGNLTSPLGAYRQPQVSQTGMQQHSMGHNATVATTYHMPHTVSQFSHSAMGGYCNGSIGNMGDLPSYQETMRNSATATGWYGANTDQRYSTISRFMGPSTGMNMTGMGTLTGMGDASKSMPPLHAAPRRKRRVLFSQAQVYELERRFKQQKYLSAPEREHLASMIHLTPTQVKIWFQNHRYKMKRQAKDKAAQQLQQDSNLCQQQQSPRRVAVPVLVKDGKPCQNGSNTPTPNQQQVQQQQQQQQQQQNGSGVVLPASSNAINQHQNHQVNSLVQAQDLEEMSPSPPSLHSQINMAQIDTSVIDYTNNMVSSNLLYGRTW, from the exons ATGTCGTTGAGCCCAAAGCATACAACGCCTTTCTCAGTGAGTGATATTTTGAGTCCTATCGAGGAGACCTACAAGAAGTTTAGTGCCATGGACGGCGCAGGGAACCTAACCTCTCCACTGGGAGCTTACCGACAGCCTCAGGTGTCCCAGACTGGCATGCAACAGCACTCCATGGGCCACAATGCCACCGTGGCGACCACCTACCACATGCCACACACTGTCTCCCAGTTCTCGCACAGTGCCATGGGGGGATACTGCAATGGGAGCATTGGCAACATGGGAGACCTTCCGTCGTACCAGGAAACCATGAGAAATAGCGCAACAGCCACAGGGTGGTATGGCGCAAACACGGATCAAAGATATTCAACAA TTTCTAGATTCATGGGACCTTCCACAGGTATGAACATGACTGGAATGGGGACCCTGACAGGCATGGGGGACGCCTCCAAGTCCATGCCACCCCTGCACGCAGCGCCCAGGAGGAAACGACGGGTACTCTTCTCCCAGGCTCAGGTGTACGAGCTAGAGAGGagattcaaacaacagaaatacctCTCAGCGCCAGAGCGGGAACACCTGGCCAGTATGATCCACCTGACGCCGACCCAGGTCAAGATCTGGTTCCAGAACCACAGGTACAAGATGAAGCGGCAGGCCAAGGACAAAGCGGCGCAGCAGCTGCAGCAGGACAGCAACCTGTGTCAGCAACAACAGTCGCCGAGGCGCGTGGCCGTGCCTGTTCTGGTGAAGGACGGTAAACCATGTCAGAACGGCTCCAACACACCAACCCCGAACCAGCAGCAggtacagcagcagcagcaacaacagcagcagcaacagaacGGTTCTGGGGTCGTGCTCCCCGCGTCCAGTAATGCCATCAATCAACACCAAAACCATCAGGTCAACTCTTTAGTTCAGGCCCAAGACCTGGAGGAGATGTCACCTAGCCCTCCTTCACTCCACAGCCAGATCAACATGGCGCAAATAGACACTTCTGTTATAGACTACACTAATAACATGGTCAGCTCCAACCTCCTCTACGGCAGAACTTGGTAG